A part of Arthrobacter dokdonellae genomic DNA contains:
- a CDS encoding cytidine deaminase, which yields MGRAYAPYSKFPVGAAALLDDGRTVSGCNVENASYGLTLCAECTMVGALQMGGGGRIRAFYCVDADGAVLMPCGRCRQLLYEFRAPGMVLMTGGGIRTMDQILPDAFGPENLENQS from the coding sequence ATGGGACGGGCCTACGCGCCGTATTCAAAGTTCCCCGTGGGCGCTGCCGCCCTGCTCGACGACGGCCGCACGGTCTCGGGCTGCAACGTGGAAAACGCCAGCTACGGACTGACGCTCTGCGCTGAGTGCACCATGGTGGGCGCGCTGCAGATGGGCGGGGGCGGACGCATCCGCGCCTTTTACTGCGTCGATGCGGACGGCGCCGTGCTCATGCCTTGCGGGCGCTGCCGCCAGCTCCTGTACGAATTCCGGGCCCCCGGCATGGTGCTGATGACCGGCGGCGGCATCCGGACAATGGACCAAATACTGCCGGATGCCTTTGGCCCGGAGAATCTGGAGAATCAATCATGA
- a CDS encoding thymidine phosphorylase, producing MSAHAYNGPAFDAVDIIRTKRDRGTLSADQIAWTIDAYTRGTIADEQMAALNMAILLNGMDRAEIAQWTTAMINSGERMDFASLRTPAGAPKATTDKHSTGGVGDKITLPLAPLVAVFGVAVPQLSGRGLGHTGGTLDKLEAIPGWRADLSNQEMMRQLSDVGAVICAAGAGLAPADKKLYALRDVTGTVEAIPLIASSIMSKKIAEGTGALVLDVKVGSGAFMKDESMARELAETMVALGKDAGVNTVALLTDMSTPLGLTAGNAIEVEESVEVLAGGGPPDVVELTVRLAEEMLQAAGVRDADPAAALRDGRAMDVWRRMISAQGGDPDAALPVARESEVVYAPADGVLVGLDALSVGVAAWRLGAGRARKEDVVQAGAGVRMHAKPGAMVRAGEPLMTLLTDTPEKFARAKEALEGAVTIAPEGSRPASRLVIDRIA from the coding sequence ATGAGTGCACACGCCTACAACGGCCCGGCCTTCGACGCCGTCGACATCATCCGCACCAAGCGGGACCGGGGAACGCTCAGCGCGGACCAGATCGCCTGGACCATCGACGCCTACACCCGCGGCACCATTGCCGATGAACAAATGGCCGCCCTGAACATGGCCATCCTGCTCAACGGCATGGACCGGGCGGAAATCGCCCAGTGGACCACTGCCATGATCAACTCCGGCGAGCGGATGGACTTCGCGTCCCTGCGCACCCCGGCCGGAGCCCCCAAGGCCACCACGGACAAACACTCCACCGGGGGCGTGGGGGACAAGATCACCCTCCCGCTGGCCCCGCTGGTGGCCGTGTTCGGCGTGGCCGTCCCGCAGCTGTCCGGGCGCGGACTGGGCCACACCGGAGGGACACTGGACAAGCTCGAGGCCATCCCCGGCTGGCGCGCGGACCTCAGCAACCAGGAGATGATGCGCCAGCTTTCCGACGTCGGAGCCGTGATCTGCGCCGCCGGTGCCGGGCTGGCGCCCGCGGACAAGAAGCTCTACGCCTTGCGCGACGTCACCGGCACCGTTGAGGCGATCCCGCTGATCGCCTCCTCGATCATGAGCAAGAAGATCGCCGAAGGCACCGGGGCACTGGTGCTCGACGTCAAGGTGGGCTCGGGCGCGTTCATGAAGGACGAATCCATGGCCCGCGAACTCGCCGAAACCATGGTGGCCCTGGGCAAGGATGCCGGCGTGAACACGGTGGCCCTGCTGACGGACATGTCCACGCCGCTGGGCCTGACCGCCGGCAACGCGATCGAGGTGGAGGAATCGGTGGAGGTGCTGGCCGGCGGGGGGCCGCCGGACGTGGTCGAACTGACCGTGAGGCTGGCGGAGGAGATGCTCCAGGCCGCCGGCGTCCGGGACGCCGACCCCGCGGCGGCCCTGCGGGACGGGCGTGCCATGGACGTGTGGCGCCGGATGATTTCCGCCCAGGGCGGCGATCCCGATGCCGCGCTGCCGGTGGCCCGCGAGTCCGAGGTCGTCTACGCGCCCGCGGACGGCGTGCTGGTGGGACTGGACGCCCTGTCCGTGGGCGTGGCGGCCTGGCGCCTCGGGGCCGGGCGCGCCCGCAAGGAGGACGTGGTCCAGGCCGGCGCCGGGGTGCGCATGCACGCCAAGCCGGGTGCCATGGTGCGGGCAGGCGAGCCGCTCATGACGCTGTTGACGGACACCCCCGAAAAGTTCGCACGCGCCAAGGAAGCGCTTGAGGGCGCGGTGACCATCGCGCCGGAGGGTTCGCGGCCGGCGTCGAGGCTGGTCATCGACCGCATCGCCTGA